The sequence below is a genomic window from Lolium perenne isolate Kyuss_39 chromosome 4, Kyuss_2.0, whole genome shotgun sequence.
GCCATGTCTCCCCAAGCTTCCAATGATTCCAAGAGCATTTTCCAGCCTATGTCCCAACCTTTACACTCTCACGCCGAGCTGTTCTTGTGCTACCTATCCAATTACTAAACCATGTGTATACCTAACACTAGAACACATGCTCACACAACCACGCTAGTATCACCAATGCACTAGCATGACACTAAATTATTTGAATCATGAATATGGACAGAGGAGTAAGTTATTCGTCATCCAAGCACTTAAACTAATGATTTAATCTCATCCTAATCATAGAGACATCCTCCTATATACTTTCCTAGGAGTTTCCCTCCATTTCTCTATTGCTTCAAACAAGGCAATGGAAACACAAAGCTAGTAGCCAGTGACGGAGCACCGAGGGAGTGGAGAAGGAGAAGGGAACGAAGAGGAGAACCAAGCATGGCACGTGCTACTACTCCTTGCCCCTGGCCAAGTAGCGCTGCACGCTTGTTCTTCTCCCTGTCCTTCTCCTTGTCCCTCTTGTGCTGCGTGTCCAATGCCGCGGCGGCCACCGGCGGGGATGAGGCCGCGGCGCTGCTGGCCATCAAGGCCTCACTCGTCGATCCGCTGGGGGAGCTCCGGGGGTGGGGTTCCGGGCTGCATTGCGGCTGGAAGGGCGTGCTCTGCGACGCCCAGGGCGTGGTCTCAGGCATCAACCTCGCCGGCATGAACCTGAGCGGCACCATCCCTGACGACATCCTCGGCCTCACCGGGCTCACCTCGATCGTCCTTCAGAGCAATGCCTTCGACCGCGAGCTGCCTCTGGCGCTCGTATCCATCCCGACGCTCCGGGAGTTCGACGTCAGTGACAACAGCTTCACCGGCCGCTTCCCTGCTGGCCTCGGTGCGTGCGCATCATTGGTGTACTTCAACGCGTCCGGCAACAACTTCGTCGGTCCGCTCCCGGCCGACATCGGCAATGCCACCGCGCTCGAGACGCTCGACGTCAGGGGCGGATTCTTCTCCGGCACGATCCCCAAGAGCTACGGCAAACTCCAGAAGCTCAAGTTCTTGGGGCTATCCGGCAACAACCTCAATGGCGCTCTCCCGGCCGAGCTGTTCGAGCTCGCGGCATTGGAGCAGATAATCATCGGCTACAACGAGTTCAGCGGCCCAATCCCGGCAGCTATTGGCAAGCTCAAGAAACTCCAGTACCTTGACATGGCGATCGGCAACTTGGAAGGCCCCATCCCCTCGGAGctcggtcagctgccagagctcgaTACCGTCTTCCTTTACAAGAATAACATCGGCGGCAAGATACCCAAGGAGCTCGGCAATCTGTCGTCCCTCCTCATGCTCGACCTCTCCGACAACGTGCTCACAGGCGCGATCCCGCCGGAGCTGGCGCAGCTCACGAACCTGCAGCTGCTCAACCTCATGTGTAACCGGCTAAAGGGCGGCGTTCCGGCGGGCATCGGCGagcttcccaagctagaagtgctGGAGCTGTGGAACAATTCCCTCACCGGCTCGCTTCCACCGTCGCTCGGCGCCGCTCAGCCACTGCAATGGCTCGACGTGTCTACGAACGCGCTGTCCGGGCCGGTGCCCGCCGGCCTCTGCGACAGCGGCAACCTCACGAAGCTGATACTCTTCAACAATGTCTTCACTGGCCCGATCCCGGCGGGGCTCACCACGTGCTCGTCGCTGGTCCGGGTGCGCGCGCACAACAACCGGCTCAACGGCACGGTGCCGGCGGGGCTCGGGCGGCTGCCGCGGCTGCAGCGCCTGGAGCTGGCTGGTAACGAGCTCTCCGGTGAGATCCCCGATGACTTGGCGTTGTCAACGTCGCTCTCCTTCATCGACCTCTCCCACAACCAGCTGCGATCGGCGCTGCCGTCCAACATCTTGTCCATTCCGACGCTGCAGTCGTTCGGGGCGGCGGACAACGAGCTGATCGGAGGTGTGCCCGATGAGCTAGATGATTGCCGATCCCTCTCCGCCCTTGACCTGTCGAGCAACCGGCTGTCCGGCGCTATACCGTCTAGCCTCTCTTCGTGCCAGAGGCTCGTCTCGCTTAATCTCCGTAGCAACCGCTTCACCGGGCAGATTCCTAGCGCGGTCGCCATGATGCCGACATTGTCTGTCCTCGATCTCTCCAACAACTTCCTCTCCGGCGAGATTCCAAGCAACTTCGGCAGCTCGCCGGCGCTAGAGATGCTCAACCTGGCGAACAACAACCTCACCGGTCCCGTGCCGGCGACCGGGCTTTTGAGGACAATTAATCCCGATGAACTTGCTGGGAACCCGGGCCTTTGCGGCGGCGTCCTGCCGCCTTGCGGGGCCAACGCTCTGCGTGCTTCGTCGTCAACGTCGGGCCTCCGGCGTTCGCACGTCAAGCACATCGCCGCCGGGTGGGCAATCGGCATTTCCATCGCACTCGTGGCATGTGGTGCCGTCTTCCTCGGCAAGTTGACGTACCAGAGGTGGTACCTCAATGGTGGATGCTGCGACGAGGCCGTCGAGGATGACGGGAATGGCTCGTGGCCGTGGCGCCTCACGGCGTTCCAGCGGCTGAGCTTCACCAGCGCCGAGGTACTCGCGTGCATCAAGGAGGACAACATCGTCGGCATGGGCGGCTCAGGGGTGGTGTACCGCGCCGACATGccgcgccaccacgccatcgtagCCGTCAAAAAGCTCTGGCGAGCGGCGGGGTGCCCCGAGGAGGGCACGGTGGACGGGCGCCGGGACGTCGAGGCAGGAGCAGGAGGCGAGTTCGCCGCGGAGGTGAAGCTCCTCGGCCGACTCCGGCACCGGAACGTTGTGCGCATGCTGGGGTACGTGAGCAACGACGTGGACACGATGGTGCTGTACGAGTACATGGCGGGCGGCAGCCTGTGGGAGGCGCTGCACGGGCGGGGCAAGGGGAAGCAGCTGGTGGACTGGGTGTCCCGGTACAACGTGGCTGCTGGCGTCGCCGCCGGACTGGCGTACCTGCACCACGACTGCCGGCCCCTGGTGATCCACCGCGACGTCAAGTCCAGCAACGTGCTCCTGGACCCAAACATGGAGGCCAAAATCGCCGATTTCGGGCTGGCGCGCGTCATGGCACGACCCAACGAGACCGTCTCGGTGGTGGCCGGATCCTACGGCTACA
It includes:
- the LOC127296677 gene encoding uncharacterized protein, which gives rise to MARATTPCPWPSSAARLFFSLSFSLSLLCCVSNAAAATGGDEAAALLAIKASLVDPLGELRGWGSGLHCGWKGVLCDAQGVVSGINLAGMNLSGTIPDDILGLTGLTSIVLQSNAFDRELPLALVSIPTLREFDVSDNSFTGRFPAGLGACASLVYFNASGNNFVGPLPADIGNATALETLDVRGGFFSGTIPKSYGKLQKLKFLGLSGNNLNGALPAELFELAALEQIIIGYNEFSGPIPAAIGKLKKLQYLDMAIGNLEGPIPSELGQLPELDTVFLYKNNIGGKIPKELGNLSSLLMLDLSDNVLTGAIPPELAQLTNLQLLNLMCNRLKGGVPAGIGELPKLEVLELWNNSLTGSLPPSLGAAQPLQWLDVSTNALSGPVPAGLCDSGNLTKLILFNNVFTGPIPAGLTTCSSLVRVRAHNNRLNGTVPAGLGRLPRLQRLELAGNELSGEIPDDLALSTSLSFIDLSHNQLRSALPSNILSIPTLQSFGAADNELIGGVPDELDDCRSLSALDLSSNRLSGAIPSSLSSCQRLVSLNLRSNRFTGQIPSAVAMMPTLSVLDLSNNFLSGEIPSNFGSSPALEMLNLANNNLTGPVPATGLLRTINPDELAGNPGLCGGVLPPCGANALRASSSTSGLRRSHVKHIAAGWAIGISIALVACGAVFLGKLTYQRWYLNGGCCDEAVEDDGNGSWPWRLTAFQRLSFTSAEVLACIKEDNIVGMGGSGVVYRADMPRHHAIVAVKKLWRAAGCPEEGTVDGRRDVEAGAGGEFAAEVKLLGRLRHRNVVRMLGYVSNDVDTMVLYEYMAGGSLWEALHGRGKGKQLVDWVSRYNVAAGVAAGLAYLHHDCRPLVIHRDVKSSNVLLDPNMEAKIADFGLARVMARPNETVSVVAGSYGYIAPEYGYTLKVDQKSDIYSFGVVLMELLTGRRPIEPEYGESCVDIVGWVRERLRSNSGVEELLDAGVGGRVDHVREEMLLVLRIAVLCTAKSPKDRPTMRDVVTMLAEAKPRRKSSSATVAATVVDKDKPVFTTSPDSGYL